CAGCCTGCGGGTGACGGTCGGCGCGAGCAGGGCCTCGCCGGCCGCCACCACTCTTACCCCGTCAGCCAGTTGGCGGGCGGAGGCGTCCTTCAGCAGGAAGCCGGAGGCACCGGCGCGCAGCGCCTGGTACACGTACTCGTCCAGGTCGAAGGTCGTCAGCACCAGCACCTTCGCATCGCTGTCGGCCGCGACGATCTCCCGGGTGGCCTCGATGCCGTTGAGCTCGGGCATGCGGATGTCCATCAGGACCACGTCGGGACGCAGCGCGTCGACCTGCGCGACCGCCTCCCGGCCGTTGACCGCCTCGCCGATCACCTCGATGTCGGGCATGGCGTTCAGCAGGACGGAGAAGCCCTCGCGGACCATCGCCTGGTCGTCGACGATAAGGACGCGGATGGTCATGCGGTCTCGTCCTTCGCGACGGGGAGGAACACGGCGACCTCGTAGCCGCCGTCCTCCGTGGGGCCGGTGGTCATCTCGCCGTTCAGCATGGAGACGCGCTCGCGCATCCCCGTGAGCCCGTGGCCGGTTCCGGTGGAGAGGGGCGGGCGGAGCCCTCGTTCGGAGGAGCCGGCGGGGTGATGTGCGGGTTTCACCAGCCCGCGGGCCGGTTCGTTGACGACGCGGACGCCGAGCCCGCCGAGGACGTACGACACCTCGACCTTCGCGGACGCGCCCGGCGCATGGCGCAGAGCGTTGCTCAGGGCCTCCTGGACGATGCGGTACGCCGAGAGCTCGACGCCCGGGGGGAGCGGCCGGACCGCTCCGGTGACCGCGA
The genomic region above belongs to Streptomyces marianii and contains:
- a CDS encoding response regulator yields the protein MTIRVLIVDDQAMVREGFSVLLNAMPDIEVIGEAVNGREAVAQVDALRPDVVLMDIRMPELNGIEATREIVAADSDAKVLVLTTFDLDEYVYQALRAGASGFLLKDASARQLADGVRVVAAGEALLAPTVTRRLITEFSRISAAPRTPALARIGDLTERETEVLVLIAQGLSNAEIASHLVVAESTIKTHVSRILVKLGLRDRTQAAVFAYEARLVTPG